TCTCTCCTAAGAGCTGCAACATTGCCTCTTTACAGCCTTTGTCATCTCATTTCATTTCAGGTAAGTTTAGTTTAGGCGTGAGTTTTTCTTATGCTCCTAGAACCTTTCGGTTCCTGGCGGCTTTTTTTATTAGCTTATGGTAGGTATATGTCATCATGCCATCTGTTTTCTTTATCTCTTCCTTTGCCTTCTCCTGCTATTTTGGATGACCTTTTCTAGTTCACATTTCCATATTCTTTACCCATTTCCGGTTTACTCTGATCCACCTCAGTTTGTCTTCATGGGGGCCTAAATTGGAATGTATTTGAAACTTCCCGCACATCTTATAGCCCCCATCTTATCTTGAAATATGCACCGTCCTTGTTCATTCATGATGTTTCCCAAGGCAAAAGATCTATCTCTGGCAATATGATCGAGATATTAATTTGGCAATTTCTTTCTGATAGCTTCTTACTGTGGCATTGTGGTTGACAAGGTGATGTTGGTGTGTTTTAGCATCTATATCAAAGTTGGTTGGCATATGAATGTGTTTTTACATTATTGAtagtttcttctttaatgcATATGAAATAGTAATACcatctccattttagccaaggCAAAAGAGATATGTTTAGGTAATAATGCATTTTATGGTGATGTATGACTGGGGATGGGCATTCTGAGGATGGTGTCAATGAAATTCTGGTGGTTCTAAGTTGTCAACAAATCTATAGAGATAGGTGTGTCAGCAACAGAGATGTCTAATAGATGTTCCTGGTGTCTAGCAAATAGCAAGTACTGGGAGACCTTGCATTATTATGAAACTCAAACTCATTTCACCCTTCTAGCTGTTATTTGGATTTTGTGCAAAAATTTCCAAGATTTCCTTTCTACCTCAGCCTCCTGCAAATAGCTCCAGTAtgactatttattatttaatgaattacTATACTCCTGTTCACCAATGGACATCATAAGCATCTGTTTGAATGGACTTTCGTGTTTGATTCGATGTAGGGTTAGCCTTTCACTCTTATAAACAAGGCACAGCGCAATAGGGGAAAATTGAGTAGCAGATTTGATGTAGCACCTACAAGAAGGAAATGGATAGAGAAGCAAAGGAAAAACATACTTTAATACTCCTATCAAACTAGGAAATAAAAATCAAAGTAcgaaccaaaataaaaaatagaatagaacTCCCAAATTCTacaaacaacaaacaacaatGGCACACCAATCCATAATCCCACTTGGAGGAGTTTTGGTCATATAAATTCTAACTTGCTAGTCATCTCAATTTATGATCATATCTTCTTAAGGCTATTATACtgattttttctagattttcctTTCACTTCTACAACTACCTTATTGCATTCCATATGCTCTTTGCAGTTTGCACATGAGCATCTTTTGAGTTTCTTTCGATATGATTAATTAAACtatcttaattaaatttcacATATCTTATCTTTTAATAGGTGCAGCTGTGACCTTTTTATTGataacatcatttttaattttgtctcttCTTGTGTGGCTGCACATCCACCATAATCTTCTCATATCAATTACCCtcatattttgtatatgttGATGCTTAATTGTCTAGCATTTCATGTCATACAATAGAGCTAGTTTTACAGCCATCTGAataaaacttttcttttaaCTTCAAAGGGATTTTATAATCTCATAAAATGTTAGAAGCAGTTCTCTTTTTTAATCGTCcttcctaaataaataaaattctaaaatactcaaaaaaCTATTTGTCTCCGTCAGGATTCCTCTTCTGTTAGCCATTGCCCCTAATAAATAGTTTCTATGATTGTAAAAGCCACTGGAAATCATTAATAGATGGAGATTGAAATATGCTAAATGATTCTGTGTTTGGCCTACAAAGAGCAGCTTTAGTTTATGCATTATGTTTGTTTGGATCAGTATGGTGCCTGTGGACGCATTGTATCCTTGGACCATGTCAGGAACTTaggtttaacctagggtttaaagtgagaaattggaagaaattgagggagataggacagaaagggagggagaaatcgGAAGAGtagagggagaattgagagagaacaGAAGAGATTGGGCGAGAGAttagagaaattgagagagaattgaagagagaaaGGACTGTAATTCAGATTATCATTCCACAACTGCCTAATTCTCTAGGTttcagcctatttataggcttctaGGCTTtcagttattagaacaactgaaaggtacaaactAGGAAAACAGCAAAGTACAACAATAAAGAAATACATCTAATATACAATTACTACCATAttcttggggtcatgacagACCACCCTAAACCCAGTTTGCTTGCACCCATTCTGTGGTGCCAGGTATTCAGATAGAACCCAAATATAGACCTAATGTCATGAAGTTAAAGTGATCTCAAGAGTTTGCTTCAGCCAAGCTCATTGAGATTACTATCAGCGCTGCTTGACATTTCCAATTGTCCATTTATGCATGGTATCTCTAGTTTGTATTTGTTGAATGATTGAATGTGTCAGCAATGGCCATCGTTGGTTTGGAATTCCCCTTCTACGGAATTCTGGAGTAACTTCCTCCCATGAAAGTTTCTGATAACTCATTATGGTGATACAGATCTTAAGTGTTGACAACACTTATCTTGGCAACCAGGGCCTGATATCCAAACTTGTATTGTCCCAAGTAAGTGTTTCATTTTATTGCTCCTTCAAGGAATAGCTTCAAGAGTGCCGTTCAAGGAAGTTGATGATGGGTACATAAGAAGCAATCGCATCAAGTCCGCTGTTCTGTCTGAGTTGGATGTCAGTTGGGCTCAAGATGCTACTTGATGCATATAGCAGGCAATTAATAGAGGAAGTCTTTTAATGGGAGTGTTGTCAGTGgtgaattttccttttctttccataATTTGTTGTAGATCAATAGGTTTGTGTAAATAATGTGTGACTTGTGTTTCAATGAGCAGTTTCCATGAATAATACACCAATAGGAATATCTAGTAGCTTACACTCACTCACTGTTGTGACTAAACCTGTCATGTTGAAGTTATCATTTCTTACAGTTAATGTGAAGTTAGACGTGGAAGAGGAAAGTGCATCATTTCCTTCATCCCTTTTTTGGGTGCCAGTATTATTGACAGTACCTCGGGGAAAAGGAAAACCAAATAGGAATGTCTAAATTATCTCTCCTTAGGTTGGCTAAAACAGAATGAGAATTACAATGGTAGGCATCCTTCAAAACATCATTAGTTTCTGGTTTGGTCATATAATAAGATGGACATGAAGTGCTTTAATtcctttttttccccttttcatCATATATACTACATCGAAATGATTCATTAAAGAGTTTGGGCATCATcacaatttcttttgatgattgtcAGGCGCTACAACAGCAGCAATGGTACGATAGGGAAGCAGCTCTGGCAGAGATTGATTACAGCCGCAAGAAGCTGCTCAAGGAACTAAAGGAGTACAAAGGTGAAGACTTGGAAGTTATAAATGAAGCTACTGCATTTGCTAGCGAAACAGTTGAGGACGCCAACGATCTCCTCCTCCCACCATATCCCAGTCGACCCTCCCACCCCCTGATATCAGAGAATACCTATCTTTCTCACTTCCCAACAACCCGTAAACTTTCTCAAAACGGGATCACTGGCTCTGATAGGACAACTGAAACAGGGAAGCACCTTAACGAATCGGAGAGAAATCAAGCAAAAGCAGGATATGAAAACCCGCCTAAAGGGTTTAGACTCCTCATCAATGCAGCAGCGAAGACAGCTCTTACTCTCATTGGGGTAATATCCGTTCTAGGATTGGCCGGCTTTGAACCTAGGCTTAGGAAAGGGGATGCAGAATTCAAGGTTTTTGGGCTCTTTCCGCAGCGACGACGACCTGAAGCAGAGAGAAAAATGGTGCAATGCCCGCCCGGTAGAGTGTTGGTAATGGAAAATGGCGAAGCTCGGTGCCTTGTGAAAGAGAGGGTTGAAATTCCATTCGAGTCCGTGGTTGCAAAACCAGATGTAAATTATGGGTGTGGATGAAATGGTATTTGTAACTCTTTATCTCTTTGGGTGTGCTTTTAGCAGTGCTGACAGGTTTTCTGTAGAAAGGCTTGCGTATGTGAGTTCTTATTCAGGTGACATTTTCTAATTCAAAAAGCTTAATTCTCGATCAAAATAAGATTCTTTGCCTCGGGGTGGGTCATTTGTGGATAGCCATGTGGCCAGTTCACttaagagggtgtttggctaagCGGTTTCATCGTTTACAAGCTGTTAACAAATCTTAATTGctgtataatttatttaattaaatatttgttaaaaattaaaaatattaaatattattgagattaaatgttattttaataacattttaGAAAAGCTCCATCTAACTTTTCTCAAAATAtagttatcaatttattttattgatcaATTGATTTACAATTTTGCTCTTcaacaattttaatatttctaagtCTCTTTTACCTTAAACTTTACAAATTATCTTGCTTTTATTGTCGCCTCCTTCCCATCTCTTTCGCATTGCCATCTCTATCTCGGCCACTGCCTTTATCCTATCGCCATAGTTGTTGTTATCTCCATCTCATCTTTTGTCATCTCCAACTTTTATCGTGACATCACCACTTCTAGTCCATCGTCGTTGCCTCCATCTCTTCTTTCGTCGCCTCTATTGTCGTCTCCAACTTCCATCACGATATTGTTGTCTCTTGTCCATCGTTGTTGTCGTCACCTCCATCTCTTatccttttttctctctctctatatatatttaattttttatcaattaaatttaaatttaaatataaaatattgtattaatatatttgttaataattatatataatttattaacatgtaatgataaaaaatttattagttgaatattaatttataatttatttttattaaaaattaatatttttataaattttatttatattattcagtaacattttattttaatatttttattaaattttaatattttattaatttatttaaactaaacaCATAAATGTATAGATAACAGCTTAAAACgtatttatctaaataaatatcaatttaaacgttactaaattttaaaactttacatatttttttttacataaaaagacttaaaaactattttaaaaaaagggtaagccaaacatCCTCTTAGTTCCACCATTTGTTTgttcattttacaaaaattctaGTTATCCCATGTTGACATAAcgtataaaataatataataatgtagCTCATTTATGATTGTACTTTGGCTCCGTGAAAGGGGCACTCTCTCTTTCAATCCCCAAAGGGTGATTTTCGGCCCTTAGATATTATGTTGTTAGGCACGAGATTCTAAATTTAAatggtttttataatttttagtggTCAGTTATCACTTTGTAagaaataatttcataatttacaTCCTTTCAATTTCAAACAAGTAATTAACCATATTATATATCGTTGCTGCCAAATTGAAATTGCTTTCTAGCTATATGGTCAACTTGATGTAAGATATGAGATATGGTGGAGGAAGGAAAGGATAGAGTTGAATCAGTTGAGCCTCAAGTGGAAAACCATGTTCCGGCAGCCCCTGGTTTTATTGGTTTGTCAACCGGTAAAAGGCTGGAGTCGCTGGAGCCTGGAGGACTGGCTCTCCAGTGCCATGAAAGGGTGGCAATATCCTGTTTGCAGCAAGTATAAGTTGGCACGGCACTGGCACTGGCAGCCAGGCCGCCTCACAATATTCATCTCTCATTGTTTTAATTTCTCATAGCAGAGTGAGTCATGACGACCCCCTTCACTGCCGCAACAGGATTTACAGAAGAGCAAGAAGCTCTGGTTACCAAGTCGTGGAACTCCATGAAAAAAAATGCAGGCGAATTGGGTCTCAAATTCTTCCTGAAGTACGTAATTCAATCCCCCTTTCCCTTTCTCAAAACCCATTATGATTGCCTTACCAATTTGATGATTTCATTAATTGGGTCAGGATCTTTGAGATTGCACCGTCGGCACAGAAGCTGTTTTCCTTCTTGAAAGATTCAGAGGTTCCCTTGGCGCAGAACCCAAAGCTCAAGCCCCACGCCATGGCTGTCTTTGTTATGGTTTGCTGCTCATCttctttcattattattattattattattattattattattattttttctctattttgcatACATAATTTACTGTTCTGCAGACATGCGAATCGGCAGCTCAGCTTCGGAAGGCCGGAAAAGTTACAGTGAGAGACTCCAGCTTGAAGAAATTAGGCGCCGTCCACTTCAGAAACGGGGTCGTTGATGAACATTTTGAGGTACGTACGCCCCACGCATCATTGAAGTCTTAATCTTTCTAGGTGAGGAGTCGATGTCGATCCCATGGGGAATGGCTGGATTCCATGAATTAACGATTTAATTTAAGCAGGTGACAAAGTATGCACTGCTGGAGACCATAAAGGAGGCGGTGGGAGAGATCATGTGGTCGGTGGAGATGAAGAATGCATGGGGAGAGGCTTATGATCAGCTGGTTGCTGCCATCAAGACAGAGATGATGAAGCCATCCCATGCCTGATCCAGCAGGAAAACCCAAGAAAATTACACACAATCAATCCCCATGCATGCTTGTTTGTTCTTCCATCCATGGATGGTTAATTTTGGGTTTTGGCTGTCAATAAATGTGATATTTGTTGTTGTTTAGTTGAATATAAAATCatagtttggtttgattttggttaCACTTTTATagacattattattattatagaaaattgcTGGCTTTTGCCTTTCCATTCAAActatacaacaaaaaataataacacaaaaataagatattGTTGGTTTTAACTTAAAAGACATTAATGGGTATGAGTccacatttttatatataatgaaaagggtttttatgaaaaagtaaatattttgttacccttttaataaatatatatatatatatatattattataactttgaagattcaatagaaaatttgaCTATCCTTATAGAACGTTACTTTCAGCTACAATCAGAATATGTCTAAATGTCTCTCATACTGAGAATTTCTGGGCATCTACATGAAAATTTCAACACTTCACTGTCTCCTACAGTACTACTCCTAAACCACGCCCATTCTACATTGAACATCACAAGTTCACAACCCAACTCTCCTGCCGCCACGTCCCATCCCAATGCGGCCGGTCTCGACCCTGCACCACGGCCGAGGCCCGCCCGGAAAACCGCTCCCAGTTCGGCCGGACCCCTGTGTGAGGGCGGAGCTGGCCTTGATGGCCAGAGCACAGAGGTCCGGCAAGCGAAGCGGCGTTTTGGACATGGAAACCGGCATGAGGAAGTAGATGTGGCCGGGCTGGAGGTCGTCGTCTTCCCGGAGGGGGGCCGGCTGGGAGCCGACTTCCATGGTTTCCGAGCTGCAGAGAAACCAGCTAGAGTGGAGCTCGGAGAGGACCCTTTCTGCCTTGATGGGTTGGCTGAATTCTTGTAGCCTTCCTTCCGAGTCAATCACCATGGCCCTCTGGGGCGGCCGTTTCATGGCTCCGGCTCTCCTTGTGATCGGCGGAGAAGAAGCACAGTTGCCCATTTGATcggatcagagagagagagagagagagagttgattGCAGATGGAAGGATGGGTGGTgggataattaatttatatagggGAAGGGAGAGAAAGGTAGTGAGAAAAGGATGAGGAAACTAGGAAGGAAAGGCTTACATACATTTGACTATATATGGAATACTTTTACATGAACTTTATTaggaattaatattatttaatttagcgTCACATTAACtattattatactttaaaaataataaaataagttaattatattttttaaaaattaaagttaaattcATACTTTAAAAAGTAGCAGCATGCAACTTTGTGAGCTTCTTTTAATCCAAATTTGTGACTATGTGCAGCTGCTAATTTTAATTGGgtataaaatgttattattaaaattaaaatattattagacgatgttaaaataaaaatctcatTATGTTACTTGTGTTGGATAACAATTACATTTATGTGACAATATTACGTCAGGATAAAGAGACGGGATTCAATTATTCCCCTGTCACTTGTCGTTATTGGGTCCCATCCCCCTTGTTGTTTACATAAAGAATCATTCTACATGTACATCTTGAATTATATAAAGGGTATTATTACCAAAATACTCTGCACCTCTTCATGCGTTTCTATGCGTCtcatgagggatatttttgtcattgacaCACTTTTGTGTAGttcaaggtgtacacaaaggtataCCAATAACATTATTCTTACTTAAAAGATCAAAGAAGGTATGTTTGTTtggtaatttattattttatataattttaataacattattaaataacatatatatatatataatgttaaaCATtttacaagtatatatatatgaatgtggGTATTTTACAAAGGCGTTTGAAAGCCCAAGAGGGACCCAATTAAGGAAACTTCATTAGTGGTGTCTAAAAGGGTTTTGTGGGGCTCAATCAATAATCACCCAAATTCTAATCAACAGGACATGAATGGACTCATCATTGTGAATGGAACGCAACCGCCTGCTAACTTTGTAGGTCGTGTTTGGTAAACTTCCTTCTTTGTTTGCTCTCCCTTTTTTGGTGGGTGACATAATCCTTTATTTGATGTGAagacataaataataatttactaaTCTTTTTCAGAACGTTCCTAACTTACCAACTTTAGAGGATTTAGCAAAGAAAGAGATTGAATAAAtatctttttaaatattaatgataacgtcaaataagaattaaataaattaataaattttaacaagAACTCAATACTCGAAATTTGATGTAACATTTCAAATcttaaaatttgagaattaaatgaataaatgagTCTCGACAAAAACTCGATATTCAGAACTTCAAGTAACACTTCAAATCTTAAAAACTAACGAGTGGAGTTAGCCTAAACtcttaaacaacaaataatattgtaattaaatatttggaGAACAATACATGCCTTAATGTgaatcttcttctccttctttcttcaaGTCTGCCTCTTTGGTCTTCCTTCGCTAGCTAGCTTTTGAAAAGCTTCTTCCATGGCATCTAAACTTGTGGACTAGGAAATAGAAGTGATCTTATTGACAATCCAATCTTGACTTTGATTATGAGCCTAATTGATCTAATTGTGAgtttaataacaataattaattacatgcTGCATcttatgttaattatttataagaatataattatggctgcatattttaatataaaaagattattttccataaaataaaatgaatttagaATTAAGATACCGTCGCCATTGGCCCATTCTTACTCCTCCAATATCATACTCAAATTTCTGGCCAACTCACGGGCTTCCCGCCGGCGCCGCGGCCACCGGCGGCGACAAGTCTTCGTCCCGACTGGGCATCTTTCTCTTCAAAAACCACCAAAGAATCCACCCTTCTACAGAAGCATCCACACTTCTGTCCGCCACCGCCCGCCGTCAGAGCCTGACTGGCTCTGACAGCCAAGGCAGCCATGTCCGCCGCCTGCAGCGGCTGTGCGAGCCAACTCAGCGGCAGGACGAAGTAAAGCTGCCCGGCTTGAAGCTCCTCGTCGACGCCTACGGCCGAAACGGGTTCTTCGAATTCCATCTCGTCGGAGTTGCAGACGAAACACTCCGGGTTCCACCGCAGCACGTCGGCGACCTTCACCGGCGAGGAGAATTCTTGGAGCGCGCCGTCCGGGAAGATCACGAGCTTCGCCGTCCGTACTGGCTCCGAATCGCTGGATCTGCAATTTCCCATTAGGGC
This window of the Diospyros lotus cultivar Yz01 chromosome 5, ASM1463336v1, whole genome shotgun sequence genome carries:
- the LOC127802238 gene encoding plastid division protein PDV2-like; amino-acid sequence: MDEDGIGLVLARASELRSKITNCIHRASREGGEEEEDNGGKGEEEAESLFNIRDALESLEAQLSSLQALQQQQWYDREAALAEIDYSRKKLLKELKEYKGEDLEVINEATAFASETVEDANDLLLPPYPSRPSHPLISENTYLSHFPTTRKLSQNGITGSDRTTETGKHLNESERNQAKAGYENPPKGFRLLINAAAKTALTLIGVISVLGLAGFEPRLRKGDAEFKVFGLFPQRRRPEAERKMVQCPPGRVLVMENGEARCLVKERVEIPFESVVAKPDVNYGCGCSADRFSVERLAYVSSYSGKDRVESVEPQVENHVPAAPGFIGLSTGKRLESLEPGGLALQCHERVAISFMTTPFTAATGFTEEQEALVTKSWNSMKKNAGELGLKFFLKIFEIAPSAQKLFSFLKDSEVPLAQNPKLKPHAMAVFVMTCESAAQLRKAGKVTVRDSSLKKLGAVHFRNGVVDEHFEVTKYALLETIKEAVGEIMWSVEMKNAWGEAYDQLVAAIKTEMMKPSHA
- the LOC127801289 gene encoding uncharacterized protein LOC127801289; this translates as MGNCRSSDSEPVRTAKLVIFPDGALQEFSSPVKVADVLRWNPECFVCNSDEMEFEEPVSAVGVDEELQAGQLYFVLPLSWLAQPLQAADMAALAVRASQALTAGGGGQKCGCFCRRVDSLVVFEEKDAQSGRRLVAAGGRGAGGKPVSWPEI